Proteins encoded in a region of the Cherax quadricarinatus isolate ZL_2023a chromosome 99, ASM3850222v1, whole genome shotgun sequence genome:
- the LOC138851080 gene encoding uncharacterized protein: MAVSLRRRINTVGIELFKGTIMPSSAQVLLPKIIRETYGIQDSDLYGVALNGGQRIFVKLLSATVYESLVTRFQDISLSVTPAVSVRMVDVSRHYTWIKLRNVPFEADEADIRKVFETYETVHYAQHGTWVAGAYAGFPEGSFNLKMTLRHPIPSYVYLQDFRTQVMVMYPGQRHTCRLCGEYDHIAATCDKRRRVPGPAVDVAAPASKVAGEKQTSDGGRGVLWSEIVDRAHRTGSELESLPQLPDQVSSPVDKEEQQLQEKVLEIEEELVEVLKTLSPPERDVTSEHGVIGESSLPESRRHDSLGRDGSLESSVESLNHSQVEVEVHREATSDQEMCNMTVTRKRAATSDTDDVLTPAQWPGKQTEVKCEGSGVGGGSHDRRHQKKGGGKESTLKVSNLNSSSGVVKSDERKQGWKL, translated from the coding sequence atggcggttagtctgagacgccggataaatactgtaggcattgagctattTAAAGGAACGATAAtgcctagttctgcgcaagtcttattgccaaagatcatccgggagacatatggcatacaagatagtgacttgtatggtgtagcattaaacggaggccaaagaattttcgtcaaactgttatcagctacggtttatgaatcgttagtcaccaggtttcaggacataagtcttagcgtcacaccagctgtcagtgtaagaatggtagatgtttcacggcattatacgtggatcaagttacgcaacgttccctttgaggcagacgaggcggatataaggaaagtttttgagacgtatgagacggtgcattatgctcaacatggtacgtgggtggcaggtgcctatgctggttttccagagggttctttcaacctcaaaatgactttgaggcacccaataccatcctaCGTGTATctccaagatttcaggacgcaggtcatggtaatgtacccaggacaacgacatacatgccgcctatgtggtgagtatgatcacatagcggcaacctgtgacaagcgaagacgtgtgcctggacctgcggtggacgtcgcagcccctgcttcaaaggtggcaggtgagaaacaaacatcggatggagggcgtggtgttttgtggagcgagatagtggatcgggcacacaggactggcagtgagttggagtccctcccccagctgcctgatcaggtatcgtctcctgtggataaggaggagcagcaattacaggagaaggttcttgagattgaggaggaattggtggaggtgttgaagactttgtcaccgccagagagggacgttacatctgagcatggtgtcatcggagagtcgtcgcttccagaaagtcggagacatgatagtttgggacgtgatggtagtttggagtcgtccgttgaatcattaaaccattctcaggtggaggtggaggttcatcgagaggcaacatctgaccaagaaATGTGTAACATGAcagtcacgagaaagagggcggctacatcagatacTGATGatgtccttacgcctgcacaatggcctgggaaacagactgaggtgaagtgtgaaggtagtggtgtaggtggtggtagccatgataggaggcaccagaagaaggggggagggaaagagagcactctgaaggtgtcaaacttaaattcaagctctggagttgtaaagagtgatgagaggaagcaggggtggaaactttaa